The sequence GCGATTAACCTTAGGGCATTTCTGACTATTGGACACTGTTTCTTTAACTTCTTTCCGGTTGCTCTCTCAACCGAGAAATCAAGAAGTTTTAAGTAGCGGACTGTTCCAGCGGTTATTTCCCTTATGAAGGCTCTATCTTGGGGATCAACCCCTGAAGTCTCCTTCTCTAAGTGCTCCCTTAACTTTTTGTCCTTCTCAAAGAGAGTTAGGATTTTTATTGCCTTTGCCCTTTCACTCCAGCCAGTCAACTTCTTCAAAGAGTTCCTCCCCTTTACTTACTGTCCTCTCTACAATCTCGGCAACCTCTTCAGGACTCCTATTTGTAGTGTCAATGTGAATTACTCTTTTAAAGTTTGGATTCTCAAAGGCTTCAGTTGCTATTACTGCTAACCTCTCTGCCTCTACGTTTTCCTCAACTTTCCTTTGGGAGTATGGCCTCTCCTTTAACCTTTCTCTAACAACTTCCGGCTCTGCCCTTAAAATTACAAGGTAATCTACAGGTATGTAGTGAGCAACTAGACCTTCTGCTATGAAACTTTCCTTTCCCTCAAAGAACTTCCTGAGTTTCTCAGGTTCAACCTCGTAAGCGTTCCTTTCTTTATCGTAGGATGAGTAAAGCCTCTCTTCTCTGATTAGCTTGCTCAGGTTATATAGGGGGAGGTTTAACCTTTTGGACAAGATCTTTCCTACAGTTGTTTTACCTACTCCGGGGGTTCCTGTAATTCCTATTCTCAATTTACCCTCTCAGAATTTCCTTTTTAACAAAATTAGCCTCTCTTCTGGTAATATTCCAGTTAACAAGGAGGTTAAGGAGGCTCCCTTGCCTAAGAGAACCGACCTAAAGAAGATTTTGATAATTGGTTCAGGGCCTATTGTTATAGGTCAGGCGGCTGAGTTTGACTACTCTGGAACTCAGGCTTGTAAAGCTTTAAAGGAAGAAGGTTATCAGGTAGTACTTGTTAACTCAAACCCTGCAACTATCATGACAGACCCCGACGTTGCCGATAGAACCTACATTGAGCCTTTAACCGTTGAGGTCCTTGAAAAAGTTATTGAGAGGGAGAGGCCGGACGCTCTCCTTCCGACAGTTGGAGGACAGACTGCCCTTAACCTTGCAGTTAAACTTCATGAAGCAGGTATACTGGAGAAGTACGGAGTTGAGCTCATTGGGGCAAAAGTTGAGGCTATAAAGAAGGCCGAGGATAGGGAGCTCTTTAAAGAGGCAATGCTGAGAATCGGCCTTGAAGTTCCCAAGAGCGGAGTTGCCCATTCCCTTGAAGAGGCCATGGAAGTCCTTGAGTACGTCGGCCTTCCTGCAATTATCCGTCCTGCATTTACCCTCGGTGGAGAGGGTGGAGGAGTTGCCTACAACGTTGAGGAGTTTAAGGAGATTGTTCGTAAAGGGCTTGCGGCTTCTCCTGTAAGCGAGGTCTTGATTGAGGAGAGCGTTTTAGGCTGGAAAGAGTTTGAGCTTGAGGTAATGAGGGACCTTAACGATAACGTTGTGATAATCTGTTCTATTGAAAACTTTGACCCGATGGGAGTTCACACTGGAGACTCAATTACAGTAGCTCCTGCCCAAACTTTAACGGATAAGGAGTATCAGCTCTTAAGGGATGCGGCAATTGCAATAATAAGGGAGATTGGCGTAGAGACCGGGGGTTCAAACGTTCAGTTTGCAGTTAACCCCGAAAATGGAAGGTTCATCGTAATTGAGATGAACCCGAGGGTTTCCCGTTCTTCAGCCCTTGCTTCAAAGGCCACAGGTTTTCCAATTGCAAAGATTGCTGCAAAGCTTGCAGTTGGCTATACCTTAGATGAGCTTCCAAACGATATTACTAAGAAAACACCGGCCTCCTTTGAGCCAGCGATAGACTACTGCGTTGTTAAGTTTCCAAGGTGGGCCTTTGAGAAGTTCCCCGAAGCAGACCCTACCCTTACGACCAGAATGAAGTCTGTCGGTGAGGTTATGGCCATAGGCAGGACCTTTAAAGAGGCCCTAAATAAGGCCATTCGTTCCTTAGAAATCGGAAGGTACGGTCTAAGTTTAAGGGGGGCTTCTGAGGTTTCAGATTCTGAGCTTGAGACAAAGCTTGCAGTTCCAAACGCCGATAGGGTTTGGTTTATAGCTGAAGCCTTTAGAAGGAATTGGAGCTTAGATAGGGTCTATGAGCTAACAAAGATAGACCGTTGGTTCCTCAACAACCTTAAACAGCTTATTGAATTAGAAGGGGAGCTTAAAAAACACACTATAGAAACTCTCCCCTCTGACCTTTTAAAGTGGGCTAAGAAATGGGGCTTTTCAGATAGGGAGATTGCCAATTTAGTAGGAGCTACTGAGAAGGAAGTTAGGGAGAAGAGGAAAGAGCTATCTCCGGTTCTCTACAAGACGGTTGATACCTGTGCTGGAGAGTTTGAGGCTTACACCCCTTACTACTACTCAACTTACGACGGTAGAGAGTGTGAGGCCAACCCTACTAACAGAGAGAAAGTTATAGTCTTTGGTTCTGGGCCAAACAGGATCGGTCAAGGAGTAGAGTTTGACTACTGCTGCGTTCACGCAGTTTGGGCTTTAAGGGACTTAGGGTATGAGGCCCACATGGTTAACTGTAACCCTGAGACCGTCTCAACTGACTACGACACTTCCGATAAGCTCTTCTTTGAGCCTTTAACCCTAGAAGATGCCCTTAACGTTGTTGAGAAGGAAAGACCGCTGGGAGTAATTGTTCAGTTTGGAGGTCAAACTCCTTTAAAACTTTCAGTTCCCCTTGAAAGGGAAGGGGTGAGGATCCTTGGAACTTCATCTGAAAGTATTGATATTGCAGAGGATAGGGAGAGGTTTAGGGAGTTACTCAACAAATTGGGCTTAAAGCAACCTCCTTCTGGTATTGCCCGTTCCCTTGAGGAGGCTGAGAGGATTGCCCAGGAGATTGGATTTCCAGTTTTAATGAGGCCTTCCTACGTTCTCGGCGGAAGGGCGATGAGGATCGTTTACTCTCTTGATGAGCTCCGCCAGTACATGGCTGAGGCAGTGGAGGTTTCTGAGGAAAAGCCGGTTCTGATAGATAAGTTCCTTGAGGATGCTGTAGAGTTTGACGTTGATGCTGTTGCTGACGGGGAGAGCGTTGTCATTGGTGGAGTGATGGAGCACATAGAGGAGGCTGGAATCCACTCTGGAGACAGTGCCTGCGTCCTTCCAACTTTCTCAGTCAGTAAAGAGGTTATTGAGGAGATTAAGGAGATAACGAGGAAAATAGCCCTTGAGCTGAAAGTTAAGGGTCTTATAAACATTCAGTTTGCAGTTAAGGATGATGAGATCTACATAATTGAGGTAAACCCGAGGGCTTCAAGGACTGTTCCTTTCGTTAGTAAGGCTACAGGAATTCCACTTGCAAAAGTTGCCACAAAGGTTGCAATGGGTAAAACCCTTAAAGAGTTGGGAGTTAAAGAGGTAGAACCAAAGTACTACTCCGTTAAAGAGGCAGTCTTTCCGTTTGACCGCTTTCCAGAGGTTGACCCTGTCTTGGGTCCTGAGATGAAGTCAACCGGTGAGGTTATGGGAATAGATAAGGATTTAGGAGTTGCCTTTTATAAGGCTCAGCTTGCAGCAGGTTCAAGGCTACCCCTTGATCCAAACTGCGGTAAGGTCTTTATAAGTGTCAAGGATAAGGACAAACCGAAGATTTACGGAATTGCAAAGAAACTTTCAGATATGGGCTTTAAGGTAGTTTCAACTGAGGGAACTTACAGGTTCCTAAAGGAGAGGGGAATTCCCGTTGAGCTTGTCTATAAGATCCAGGAAGGAAGGCGTCCCAACGTTGGAGACCTTATAAAGAACGGTGAAATCTGCTTGATAATAAACACCCCTACTGGAAGTAAATCA comes from Thermovibrio guaymasensis and encodes:
- a CDS encoding adenylate kinase family protein; translated protein: MRIGITGTPGVGKTTVGKILSKRLNLPLYNLSKLIREERLYSSYDKERNAYEVEPEKLRKFFEGKESFIAEGLVAHYIPVDYLVILRAEPEVVRERLKERPYSQRKVEENVEAERLAVIATEAFENPNFKRVIHIDTTNRSPEEVAEIVERTVSKGEELFEEVDWLE
- the carB gene encoding carbamoyl-phosphate synthase large subunit; this encodes MPKRTDLKKILIIGSGPIVIGQAAEFDYSGTQACKALKEEGYQVVLVNSNPATIMTDPDVADRTYIEPLTVEVLEKVIERERPDALLPTVGGQTALNLAVKLHEAGILEKYGVELIGAKVEAIKKAEDRELFKEAMLRIGLEVPKSGVAHSLEEAMEVLEYVGLPAIIRPAFTLGGEGGGVAYNVEEFKEIVRKGLAASPVSEVLIEESVLGWKEFELEVMRDLNDNVVIICSIENFDPMGVHTGDSITVAPAQTLTDKEYQLLRDAAIAIIREIGVETGGSNVQFAVNPENGRFIVIEMNPRVSRSSALASKATGFPIAKIAAKLAVGYTLDELPNDITKKTPASFEPAIDYCVVKFPRWAFEKFPEADPTLTTRMKSVGEVMAIGRTFKEALNKAIRSLEIGRYGLSLRGASEVSDSELETKLAVPNADRVWFIAEAFRRNWSLDRVYELTKIDRWFLNNLKQLIELEGELKKHTIETLPSDLLKWAKKWGFSDREIANLVGATEKEVREKRKELSPVLYKTVDTCAGEFEAYTPYYYSTYDGRECEANPTNREKVIVFGSGPNRIGQGVEFDYCCVHAVWALRDLGYEAHMVNCNPETVSTDYDTSDKLFFEPLTLEDALNVVEKERPLGVIVQFGGQTPLKLSVPLEREGVRILGTSSESIDIAEDRERFRELLNKLGLKQPPSGIARSLEEAERIAQEIGFPVLMRPSYVLGGRAMRIVYSLDELRQYMAEAVEVSEEKPVLIDKFLEDAVEFDVDAVADGESVVIGGVMEHIEEAGIHSGDSACVLPTFSVSKEVIEEIKEITRKIALELKVKGLINIQFAVKDDEIYIIEVNPRASRTVPFVSKATGIPLAKVATKVAMGKTLKELGVKEVEPKYYSVKEAVFPFDRFPEVDPVLGPEMKSTGEVMGIDKDLGVAFYKAQLAAGSRLPLDPNCGKVFISVKDKDKPKIYGIAKKLSDMGFKVVSTEGTYRFLKERGIPVELVYKIQEGRRPNVGDLIKNGEICLIINTPTGSKSKKDAYSIRRLAVNYKIPYYTTVRGAQAAVMAIESMRRERLCVKPLQEYYGGK